A window from Gemmatimonadaceae bacterium encodes these proteins:
- a CDS encoding PadR family transcriptional regulator yields the protein MTTDFLKGTLDLMILKTLSWAPTHGYGIARWIEQCTDDTLSVEEGSLYPALHRLEERGLIAAEWGLSELNRKAKFYRLTAAGKKQLKESHAYWARFAGAVTKVLETAPGTV from the coding sequence ATGACCACCGACTTCCTCAAAGGCACGCTCGATCTCATGATCCTCAAGACGCTCTCCTGGGCGCCCACGCACGGCTACGGCATCGCGCGCTGGATCGAGCAGTGCACCGACGACACCCTGTCGGTCGAAGAAGGATCGCTCTACCCCGCGCTACATCGCCTCGAGGAACGCGGGCTGATCGCCGCCGAGTGGGGCCTCTCCGAGCTCAATCGCAAGGCGAAGTTCTATCGCTTGACCGCCGCCGGGAAAAAGCAGTTGAAGGAGTCCCACGCCTATTGGGCACGTTTCGCCGGCGCGGTCACCAAAGTCCTCGAAACTGCGCCGGGAACCGTATGA
- a CDS encoding ABC transporter permease, translating to MNRSWRRYARFWGARVDADVDDELAFHFEMRVRDYMARGMSEHDARETALNRLGNLGSAREACLTIGHRRQRRVTRTQILDALAQDVRYALRTLAKQKAWTVVALLTMSLGIGASTAVFSAVDGVILNPLSYRNANRVVSIWRDAASGIMVTPSDAMFAAWTMRARSLESIERYGTKPMTLTGRGEAATVNAGLVRPSFAEFAGVHIIAGRMFAPDEMFSNNRRVAVIGEPMWRERFGGSANVIGQTLTLDDKPYTIIGIAPANLRLPALDAPTTDAWLPLVKDSVNPFSFTIARLKRGVSVAAAEKELNAIDDQEHLSGDFGPKFVIRLVHPGDLSTTRTALLLLAGAVALLLLVACANVAHLLLARGATRERELAIRAALGAGRWRLARQLLTESTVLAAAGCLGGVAIAYAGVRALAVARPDSLSELSYAQLDARALWAAIAMSALAGMAFGCAAALHAIRRASHDALRASASGTAAARTQTLRSLLVVSEMAVSAVLLVGAALLVRSVTKLEQIDPHFDARNLYAMTLTLPHDHYSASSDRYNFVQRVMQSAAALPGVTAVTVSSGTPPHLGGVFLAEVRTEDGVAASGAGEVVQPLNFVVASYFQTLGIRLTGSTFGASPIEQHEVIVNRGFASKYWPGQSAVGRRFRFTSANDKQPADWMTVVGVADDVPTNGLAADLSSPFVYRPIDPKHMNTRVVVSVRTKDGVDPVPSLRRLVTSFDSRMAPPPVQTVESDLARSISIQRFTMTLLAAFASLAVVLSAVGLYGVISYIVTQRTREIGIRIALGATPRLVARAIGTRALVLSVAGLAIGLTASVWATRLIQGQLYEIRGTDAAAYLVTGLLLLGISLAACAVPMRRAMRVDPVIAMRGD from the coding sequence ATGAATCGCAGTTGGCGACGCTACGCGCGCTTCTGGGGCGCGCGCGTCGACGCGGATGTCGACGACGAATTGGCGTTCCACTTCGAGATGCGCGTTCGCGACTACATGGCGCGCGGCATGAGCGAGCACGACGCGCGCGAAACCGCGCTGAACCGGCTCGGAAACCTCGGCTCGGCACGCGAAGCCTGCCTCACTATCGGCCATCGGAGACAACGCCGCGTGACTCGTACGCAGATTCTCGACGCGCTCGCGCAGGATGTTCGGTATGCGCTCCGCACGCTCGCCAAGCAAAAAGCGTGGACCGTAGTCGCGCTTCTCACGATGTCGCTTGGCATCGGCGCGAGTACGGCGGTATTCAGCGCCGTCGACGGCGTCATTCTCAACCCCCTGTCGTATCGCAACGCCAATCGCGTGGTGAGCATTTGGCGCGATGCCGCATCGGGGATCATGGTGACGCCGAGCGACGCGATGTTCGCCGCGTGGACGATGCGGGCGCGCTCGCTCGAGTCGATCGAGCGATACGGCACGAAGCCGATGACGCTCACCGGCCGCGGCGAGGCCGCAACGGTGAACGCCGGGCTCGTTCGTCCCAGCTTCGCCGAGTTCGCGGGCGTGCACATCATCGCGGGGCGTATGTTCGCGCCCGACGAGATGTTTTCCAACAACCGTCGCGTGGCGGTGATCGGCGAACCGATGTGGCGCGAACGCTTCGGCGGATCGGCGAATGTGATCGGCCAGACGCTGACGCTCGACGACAAACCGTACACGATCATCGGCATCGCGCCGGCGAACCTGCGCCTGCCGGCCCTCGACGCACCGACAACCGACGCGTGGCTGCCACTCGTCAAAGACAGCGTCAATCCCTTCAGCTTCACCATCGCACGGCTCAAGCGCGGCGTGTCGGTGGCGGCCGCCGAAAAGGAGCTGAATGCCATCGATGACCAGGAGCACCTGAGCGGCGATTTCGGTCCGAAGTTCGTCATCCGGCTCGTTCACCCCGGCGATCTGTCCACCACGCGTACCGCATTGTTGCTGCTTGCCGGCGCCGTTGCGCTTCTGCTGCTCGTCGCGTGCGCCAACGTCGCCCACCTGCTGCTGGCGCGCGGGGCCACGCGCGAACGCGAGCTCGCCATTCGCGCCGCCCTCGGCGCCGGACGCTGGCGACTCGCGCGTCAGCTGCTTACGGAGAGCACGGTGCTTGCGGCGGCGGGATGCCTTGGCGGTGTCGCGATCGCCTACGCCGGCGTCCGCGCGCTGGCCGTCGCGCGCCCTGATTCTCTGAGCGAGTTGTCCTACGCGCAACTCGATGCCCGTGCGTTGTGGGCCGCCATCGCGATGTCGGCGCTGGCAGGCATGGCGTTCGGATGCGCCGCCGCGCTGCATGCCATTCGCCGCGCGAGCCATGACGCGCTGCGCGCGTCGGCGTCCGGGACCGCGGCCGCGCGCACGCAGACGCTTCGCTCCCTGCTCGTGGTGAGTGAGATGGCGGTGTCGGCGGTGTTGCTCGTGGGCGCGGCGCTGCTCGTCCGCAGCGTCACGAAGCTCGAGCAAATCGATCCACACTTCGACGCACGCAACCTCTACGCGATGACACTGACGTTGCCGCACGACCACTATAGCGCGAGCAGCGATCGGTACAACTTCGTTCAGCGCGTCATGCAGAGTGCGGCCGCGCTTCCCGGCGTCACGGCCGTGACGGTCAGCAGCGGGACGCCGCCTCATCTCGGCGGTGTGTTCCTCGCTGAAGTTCGCACCGAAGACGGGGTTGCGGCGTCCGGCGCGGGTGAGGTCGTGCAGCCGTTGAACTTCGTCGTGGCGTCGTATTTTCAGACTCTTGGAATTCGTCTCACCGGTTCAACGTTCGGTGCGTCGCCAATCGAACAGCACGAAGTCATCGTCAATCGCGGCTTCGCGTCGAAGTACTGGCCGGGCCAATCGGCGGTCGGCCGTCGCTTCCGCTTCACCAGTGCCAACGACAAGCAGCCCGCCGATTGGATGACCGTCGTCGGCGTCGCGGACGACGTTCCGACGAACGGCCTCGCCGCTGATCTTTCGAGCCCGTTCGTCTATCGACCCATCGATCCGAAGCACATGAACACGCGCGTCGTCGTGAGCGTGCGGACGAAAGACGGCGTCGATCCCGTGCCGTCGCTTCGGCGTCTCGTCACATCGTTCGACTCGCGGATGGCGCCGCCTCCGGTGCAAACGGTCGAGAGCGATCTCGCACGCTCGATCTCGATTCAACGCTTCACCATGACGCTGCTGGCGGCGTTCGCGTCGCTCGCGGTGGTGTTGTCCGCCGTCGGCCTCTACGGCGTCATCTCATACATCGTGACGCAGCGTACGCGCGAGATCGGCATTCGCATTGCGCTCGGCGCCACACCGCGCCTCGTCGCGCGCGCAATCGGAACGCGCGCGCTCGTTCTGTCGGTGGCCGGGCTCGCGATCGGGCTGACGGCGTCGGTCTGGGCCACGCGGTTGATCCAGGGGCAGCTCTACGAAATTCGCGGCACCGACGCGGCCGCATACCTCGTGACGGGCTTGCTGCTGCTCGGAATCTCGCTCGCGGCGTGCGCGGTGCCGATGCGGCGTGCCATGCGCGTCGATCCCGTCATCGCCATGCGAGGGGATTGA
- a CDS encoding ankyrin repeat domain-containing protein, giving the protein MKALDELFAASRAGDAVAAWRVLEKSPELAKVTGPHPIWAGEPTALHVAVENGRTDVAAMLLRMGADPNHPSDMYDGWTPLLIAAGRQSRSLVELLLSHGAHVDAWEAAALGDVERLDAIITSQPGVVRAQRANHAPPLHFAATIQVAQLLIDRGAPLEAVDKYGSTAARSAAYGRRSRRPIAKFLMEVTGERDPWILAALDDTAGLARLALEGVDIVNARRDGINPASGFGEMPIHTAAALGNANTVRFLLERGADPNAPVEQSVRPLHYAAKCDSREVVDVLLAAGANPQLKDGAHEATASDWARFFGNFELAGYLETVES; this is encoded by the coding sequence TTGAAAGCTCTCGACGAGCTGTTCGCTGCATCACGCGCAGGCGACGCCGTTGCCGCGTGGCGTGTGCTCGAGAAGTCGCCCGAGCTGGCCAAGGTGACGGGACCACATCCGATCTGGGCCGGAGAACCGACGGCGCTGCACGTTGCCGTGGAGAACGGACGCACGGACGTTGCCGCGATGCTGCTCCGCATGGGCGCGGATCCGAATCATCCGAGCGACATGTACGACGGCTGGACGCCGCTGCTCATCGCCGCGGGACGCCAATCGCGCTCGCTCGTCGAGCTGCTGCTCTCGCACGGCGCGCACGTCGACGCGTGGGAAGCCGCCGCACTCGGCGACGTCGAGCGGCTCGACGCGATCATCACGTCGCAGCCGGGCGTCGTGCGCGCGCAGCGGGCGAATCATGCGCCGCCGTTGCACTTCGCCGCGACGATCCAGGTCGCGCAGCTGCTCATCGACCGTGGTGCGCCACTCGAGGCGGTGGACAAGTACGGATCGACGGCGGCACGATCGGCTGCGTACGGACGCCGCTCGCGCCGGCCGATTGCGAAATTTCTCATGGAAGTCACCGGTGAGCGCGATCCATGGATACTCGCCGCGCTCGACGATACGGCGGGGCTTGCGCGGCTCGCGCTCGAGGGCGTGGACATCGTGAACGCGCGGCGCGATGGAATCAATCCCGCGAGCGGCTTCGGCGAGATGCCGATTCACACCGCGGCGGCGCTCGGCAACGCGAACACGGTGCGCTTTCTGTTGGAGCGCGGCGCGGATCCAAACGCGCCGGTCGAGCAATCCGTGCGTCCGCTGCACTATGCCGCGAAGTGTGATTCGCGCGAAGTGGTCGACGTGTTGCTGGCGGCGGGCGCCAATCCGCAGCTCAAGGACGGGGCGCACGAAGCGACCGCATCCGACTGGGCGCGATTCTTCGGCAACTTCGAGCTGGCTGGATATCTCGAGACGGTCGAATCCTAG
- a CDS encoding NADH:flavin oxidoreductase/NADH oxidase, with translation MHLFEPLTLRGVTLRNRIGVSPMCQYSSVDGFADDWHLVHLGQFAVGGAGVVLTEATAVLPEARISPQDLGLWKDEHVEFLARIGRFVRAHGAVWGSQLAHAGRKASTARPWEGGGPLSTELGGWSPIDAPSAIPFDTEYQTPRALDAEGIERVISAFRDAAVRALAAEMEMLEIHGAHGYLLHEFLSPISNTRNDEYSGSFENRTRLLRRVMREIRKVWPERFPLAVRLSATDWRDDGWTIDETVELSRLLVSDGVDLIDCSSGGIAPKVRIPVGPGYQVQFAERVRRDAHVPTAAVGLITSPEQAETIVRSGQADMVVLARELLRDPHWPLRAARELRRDAPWPPQYERAKL, from the coding sequence ATGCATCTTTTCGAGCCTCTCACCCTTCGCGGTGTCACACTGCGCAATCGCATCGGCGTTTCGCCGATGTGCCAGTATTCGAGCGTCGACGGGTTCGCCGACGACTGGCATCTCGTTCATCTTGGCCAGTTTGCCGTGGGCGGCGCGGGTGTCGTGCTCACCGAAGCAACGGCGGTGCTGCCCGAAGCGCGCATCAGTCCACAGGACTTGGGGCTCTGGAAGGACGAGCACGTGGAGTTTCTCGCGCGCATCGGCCGGTTCGTGCGGGCGCACGGCGCGGTGTGGGGATCACAGCTCGCGCATGCCGGACGCAAGGCGAGCACGGCACGCCCATGGGAGGGCGGCGGCCCGCTGAGCACGGAGCTCGGCGGTTGGTCGCCCATCGATGCACCGAGCGCGATTCCGTTCGACACAGAGTACCAGACGCCGCGCGCGCTCGACGCCGAAGGAATCGAGCGCGTGATATCGGCATTTCGTGATGCCGCGGTTCGGGCGCTCGCCGCCGAGATGGAGATGCTCGAGATTCACGGCGCGCACGGCTACCTGTTGCACGAATTCCTGTCGCCGATCTCGAACACGCGCAACGATGAATACAGTGGATCGTTCGAGAATCGCACGCGACTCCTGCGGCGCGTCATGCGTGAGATCCGGAAAGTCTGGCCCGAGCGGTTTCCGCTGGCCGTACGCCTCTCGGCGACGGACTGGCGCGACGATGGTTGGACCATTGATGAGACCGTCGAGCTTTCGCGTTTGCTCGTGAGCGACGGTGTGGACCTCATCGATTGCTCGAGCGGCGGTATCGCGCCGAAGGTGAGAATTCCGGTCGGTCCGGGCTATCAGGTGCAATTTGCCGAGCGTGTTCGACGCGATGCGCACGTTCCGACGGCGGCGGTTGGGTTGATCACGAGTCCCGAGCAGGCCGAGACGATCGTGCGCAGCGGTCAGGCGGACATGGTCGTGCTCGCGCGCGAGCTGTTGCGCGATCCGCATTGGCCGTTGCGCGCGGCGCGTGAGTTGCGCCGCGACGCGCCGTGGCCGCCGCAATACGAACGCGCGAAGTTGTGA
- the msrB gene encoding peptide-methionine (R)-S-oxide reductase MsrB, with translation MQRDEAYESAQPSASDTGVVRNALIPRRSFLIAAVGGLAGFKHVALGRPHFDDVTIVEFSNDGKRLGTARVPKVVKSDAEWRKQLSAQSYHITRQRGTEYPFTGAYWNLHDRGIFRCICCDTPLFDSAVKFDSGTGWPSFWQPIAEENLHHGEPSPGDRESEVTCRRCDAHLGDLFSDGPKPTGLRYCIDSVALRFVKAS, from the coding sequence ATGCAGCGAGATGAAGCATACGAGTCGGCCCAGCCATCGGCCAGTGACACCGGCGTCGTCCGCAACGCGCTGATCCCGCGCAGAAGCTTTCTGATCGCCGCGGTCGGCGGACTCGCCGGGTTCAAGCACGTTGCGCTCGGGCGGCCGCATTTCGACGACGTGACCATCGTCGAGTTCTCGAACGACGGAAAGCGACTGGGCACCGCGCGCGTGCCGAAAGTCGTGAAATCCGACGCTGAATGGCGCAAGCAACTGTCCGCGCAGTCCTACCACATCACACGGCAGCGCGGAACCGAATATCCATTCACCGGCGCGTACTGGAATCTTCACGATCGCGGCATCTTCCGCTGCATCTGCTGCGACACGCCACTATTTGACTCGGCAGTCAAATTCGATTCCGGCACCGGATGGCCAAGCTTCTGGCAACCGATCGCCGAGGAGAATCTTCACCACGGCGAGCCGAGCCCGGGGGATCGCGAAAGCGAGGTCACGTGCCGGCGATGCGACGCGCACCTGGGCGATCTGTTCAGCGATGGACCGAAGCCGACCGGCCTTCGCTATTGCATCGACTCCGTCGCACTGCGCTTCGTCAAGGCGAGCTGA
- a CDS encoding M14 family zinc carboxypeptidase: MTFPRSLHAQAAVNETRDPHQTQYDDFAKLYTQWTGGAQYGSPLVDHLPKVSGIPSPKDVLGYYIGAPAKLTYYADILKYYRALAKAAPDRVKVEHIGTSDEGRELVVIWVSSPENIRNLQRNRDNLAKLADPRGRSDAEIRQLIATTKPNYHFMGGLHSGETGPSEMLMELAYRLVTETSPLVSQIRNNVIVSITPAADPDGRDRNVDWFYHGLDMQAATSDGRGALGDGRAAGDSAANGGAAGPPNPLRPPPNPAGQLPYWGKYVYHDNNRDINLSQVSMRAITDWYYTAHPPIMHDLHEAQPLMYTYSGGPPQNPNLDPLLFAELPWFSNWELAQMTKWGMPGVYTHAFMDGYSPGYLGSVAYNHNGMMRMYETQSGREPSVGRGAVGAGRDSSADSTARRGANAAGANAAGANAAGANAAGANAAGANAAGGGRGGRGGGGRGGRGGRGGAAGDSAQSPNAQRPTPNAGAPNTQRGGTGAFSACNGARSSVPTGCGGAQPREWYRGLPIPPNAIQNFTRRDNTNYMETGVLSALQLTSMFPQLILENFYIKTRNSLEHGSTEAPFGYVIPVQRDMTKVATLVNVLRAQGIEIGTLDKDASVGSDKFPAGSYVIKLNQPYGRLAKNLLERQDYPDPAIQTYDDSGWSMGYAFNVDVKEVKDKAILDAPSTLVKTAVVHGTVRGSGTAGLAVAHYGSNNMIAFRYKLRNVPMKIAEQSFTAEGVNFPAGSFIVTGSPADLQAARAQVEQLGLTAAALSSLPTVASHDGDAPRIAIYSQWNGTQELGWYRHAFDQFGIPYDLIFKERVEQGDLRKDYDVIIMAAQNINRTAVMAAKAAKPQPYEKSDKYKFLGMYGSTPDMSGGFGQAGADTFGKFLEQGGTLITALQSSRFPIEFGFAHTVDSENPTGVAAQKPLIQAEIVKANSPVFYGYENKIFPIKFPQGSQVFRVGIADQANVIGEYVGGDASVLSGSITGADNLRNRAFAVDIPQAYNGGGRVIMFANNPVYRWQNHGEFNMIFNSIMNWNDEPRAVAPAAATSSGR, from the coding sequence ATGACGTTCCCGCGGTCGCTTCATGCGCAGGCCGCGGTCAACGAAACGCGCGATCCGCATCAGACGCAGTACGACGACTTCGCCAAACTCTACACACAGTGGACTGGCGGTGCGCAGTATGGCAGCCCGCTGGTCGATCACTTGCCGAAGGTCTCGGGCATTCCATCGCCGAAGGACGTTCTGGGCTACTACATCGGCGCACCCGCCAAGCTGACGTACTACGCCGACATCCTCAAGTATTATCGCGCCCTGGCCAAGGCCGCGCCGGATCGTGTGAAGGTCGAGCACATCGGGACGTCGGACGAGGGCCGCGAGCTCGTCGTGATCTGGGTGTCGTCGCCGGAGAACATCCGCAATCTGCAACGCAACCGCGACAATCTGGCGAAGCTTGCCGATCCGCGCGGGCGTTCGGATGCCGAGATTCGCCAGCTCATCGCGACGACGAAGCCGAACTATCACTTCATGGGCGGCTTGCACTCGGGCGAGACCGGACCGTCGGAGATGTTGATGGAGCTGGCGTATCGATTGGTGACCGAGACGTCGCCGCTCGTGAGTCAGATTCGCAACAACGTGATCGTGTCGATCACGCCGGCGGCGGATCCGGATGGACGGGATCGCAACGTCGATTGGTTCTATCATGGGCTCGACATGCAGGCCGCGACGAGCGATGGGCGTGGTGCGCTGGGCGATGGACGTGCCGCTGGTGATTCGGCGGCCAATGGTGGTGCGGCTGGGCCGCCCAACCCCCTGCGCCCACCGCCCAACCCAGCGGGGCAGCTCCCCTACTGGGGCAAGTACGTGTATCACGACAACAATCGCGACATCAACCTCTCACAGGTGTCGATGCGCGCGATCACGGATTGGTACTACACGGCGCATCCGCCGATCATGCACGATCTGCACGAAGCGCAGCCGTTGATGTACACGTATTCGGGCGGGCCGCCTCAGAACCCGAATCTCGATCCGTTGTTGTTCGCCGAGCTGCCGTGGTTCTCGAATTGGGAGCTGGCGCAGATGACGAAGTGGGGTATGCCGGGCGTGTACACGCACGCGTTCATGGATGGGTATTCGCCGGGCTATCTGGGCTCGGTCGCGTACAATCACAACGGCATGATGCGGATGTACGAGACGCAGTCGGGGCGGGAGCCGAGCGTTGGGCGTGGTGCGGTGGGCGCTGGGCGGGATTCCTCGGCGGATTCGACGGCTCGGCGCGGAGCGAATGCGGCTGGCGCGAATGCGGCTGGTGCGAATGCGGCTGGCGCGAATGCGGCTGGCGCGAATGCGGCTGGTGCGAACGCTGCCGGCGGCGGACGTGGTGGTCGTGGCGGCGGTGGTCGGGGTGGCCGTGGGGGGCGCGGTGGTGCAGCCGGGGACTCAGCGCAGTCGCCCAACGCCCAGCGCCCAACGCCCAACGCGGGAGCGCCCAACACCCAACGCGGAGGCACCGGAGCGTTCAGCGCCTGCAACGGCGCCCGCTCGAGCGTGCCGACGGGCTGCGGTGGCGCACAGCCGCGCGAGTGGTATCGCGGCCTGCCGATTCCGCCGAACGCGATCCAGAACTTCACGCGGCGCGACAACACGAACTACATGGAGACCGGCGTGCTGTCGGCGCTCCAGCTCACGTCGATGTTTCCACAATTGATATTAGAAAACTTCTATATCAAGACGCGAAACTCGCTGGAGCACGGCTCGACCGAAGCGCCGTTCGGCTACGTGATCCCCGTGCAGCGCGACATGACGAAGGTCGCGACGCTCGTGAACGTGCTGCGCGCGCAGGGCATCGAGATCGGAACGCTCGACAAGGACGCGTCGGTGGGGAGCGACAAATTCCCCGCGGGCTCGTACGTCATCAAGCTCAACCAGCCGTACGGCCGACTCGCGAAAAACCTGCTCGAGCGCCAGGACTACCCTGATCCCGCCATCCAGACCTACGACGACAGCGGCTGGTCGATGGGCTACGCGTTCAACGTCGACGTGAAGGAAGTAAAGGACAAGGCGATTCTGGACGCGCCGTCGACGCTCGTGAAGACGGCGGTGGTCCACGGCACCGTAAGAGGCAGCGGCACCGCCGGACTCGCCGTGGCACACTACGGCTCGAACAACATGATCGCGTTCCGCTACAAGCTGCGGAACGTGCCGATGAAGATCGCCGAGCAGTCGTTCACGGCCGAAGGCGTGAATTTCCCCGCGGGTTCGTTCATCGTGACGGGCTCGCCGGCGGATCTGCAGGCCGCGCGCGCGCAGGTCGAGCAGTTGGGGCTCACCGCCGCCGCACTCTCGTCGCTCCCGACGGTGGCGTCCCATGATGGTGACGCGCCGCGCATCGCGATCTACTCCCAGTGGAACGGCACGCAGGAGCTGGGCTGGTATCGCCACGCGTTCGATCAGTTCGGCATTCCCTACGATCTGATCTTCAAGGAGCGCGTCGAACAGGGCGACCTGCGCAAGGATTACGACGTCATCATCATGGCGGCGCAGAACATCAATCGCACCGCGGTGATGGCCGCGAAGGCCGCGAAGCCGCAGCCCTATGAGAAAAGTGACAAGTACAAATTCCTCGGCATGTACGGCTCGACGCCGGACATGAGTGGAGGATTTGGCCAGGCGGGCGCCGACACGTTCGGCAAGTTCCTGGAGCAGGGCGGCACGCTGATCACCGCCCTGCAATCGTCGCGCTTCCCGATCGAATTCGGCTTCGCGCACACGGTGGATTCGGAGAATCCCACCGGCGTCGCGGCGCAGAAGCCGCTCATCCAGGCGGAGATCGTCAAGGCCAACAGCCCCGTCTTCTACGGTTACGAGAACAAGATCTTCCCGATCAAGTTCCCACAGGGATCCCAGGTGTTCCGCGTCGGGATCGCCGATCAGGCGAACGTGATCGGCGAGTACGTGGGCGGCGACGCGTCGGTGCTGAGCGGTTCGATCACGGGCGCCGACAATCTCCGCAATCGCGCGTTCGCGGTGGACATTCCGCAGGCGTACAACGGGGGCGGGCGGGTGATCATGTTCGCGAACAATCCGGTGTATCGCTGGCAGAACCACGGAGAGTTCAACATGATCTTCAACTCGATCATGAACTGGAATGATGAGCCAAGGGCTGTCGCGCCCGCCGCGGCGACGAGCAGTGGACGGTAG
- a CDS encoding ATP-binding protein, which yields MENAKSSSPIAVERALDVVSDVFVVFDRDFRIVFHNAANRSAMKAAGMDPDAAVGKHVLDAMPQLEGTTGFVESKRALDERISTEWEESYGPDVRLRGRAYPTEDGGILVVATNVTDEWRAREAARHALERARRLQDVTLQLGKTLTTDGVAHVALTHGLSALRAAAGIVYVLDTETNTLHATAFDGIRDDVLPMGHVVSMDSTTMISEAVRAGQPIYIDRLGDAVDRYPHMREAQHRVTPQAWASIPLINDGRTLGGITLGFNDLPEFTQDDRDFIETFAAQCAQALERARLYQEAAGARIAAEQANRAKSDFLAAMSHELRTPLNAIGGYTDLMAMGLRGPLTPTQEEDLRRIARNQTHLLGIINDILNFARLEAGGVDLEIEDMLVHEVLSGIEPLVAPQLGQRQLAFRLEPIDRTLSMRADREKVQQILLNLLTNAGKFTEPGGDISVGAACDGSTVRIAVRDTGVGIPSDKLDAIFEPFVQVHRALARPTAGTGLGLAISRDLARKMGGDITVASTPGAGSTFTLAIPRVRAIT from the coding sequence GTGGAGAATGCGAAGTCATCGAGCCCCATTGCCGTCGAGCGCGCGCTCGATGTCGTCAGCGACGTCTTCGTCGTCTTCGATCGCGACTTCCGGATCGTCTTCCACAACGCGGCGAATCGGTCGGCGATGAAGGCGGCGGGCATGGATCCGGATGCGGCCGTCGGCAAGCATGTGCTCGATGCGATGCCGCAGCTCGAAGGCACTACGGGATTTGTCGAGTCGAAGCGTGCACTCGACGAACGCATTTCCACCGAGTGGGAAGAGTCCTACGGGCCGGACGTGCGTCTGCGCGGACGGGCGTATCCGACCGAAGACGGCGGCATTCTGGTCGTCGCCACCAACGTCACCGATGAGTGGCGTGCACGCGAGGCGGCGCGGCATGCGCTCGAGCGCGCTCGCCGTCTCCAGGATGTCACGCTGCAGCTTGGCAAAACGCTCACGACGGACGGCGTCGCGCACGTCGCGTTGACGCACGGACTCTCGGCGCTGCGCGCGGCGGCCGGCATCGTCTACGTGCTCGACACCGAGACGAATACGCTGCACGCGACGGCGTTCGACGGTATCCGAGACGACGTGCTGCCGATGGGTCATGTGGTGTCGATGGATTCAACGACCATGATCTCCGAGGCCGTGCGCGCCGGCCAACCGATCTATATCGACAGATTGGGCGACGCGGTCGACCGCTACCCGCACATGCGCGAAGCACAGCACCGCGTGACACCACAAGCGTGGGCGTCCATTCCACTCATCAACGACGGCCGCACGCTCGGCGGCATCACGCTTGGTTTCAACGACCTGCCGGAATTCACGCAAGACGATCGAGATTTCATCGAGACGTTCGCCGCGCAGTGTGCACAGGCGCTCGAGCGAGCGCGGCTCTATCAGGAAGCGGCGGGTGCGCGCATCGCGGCCGAGCAGGCGAATCGCGCGAAGAGCGATTTTCTCGCGGCGATGAGCCACGAGCTCCGGACGCCGCTGAATGCGATTGGCGGCTACACCGATCTGATGGCGATGGGGTTGCGCGGGCCGCTCACGCCCACGCAGGAGGAGGATCTGCGGCGCATCGCGCGCAATCAGACGCACCTGCTCGGCATCATCAACGACATTCTCAACTTCGCGAGGCTCGAGGCGGGCGGCGTCGATCTCGAGATCGAGGACATGTTGGTGCACGAGGTGTTGTCGGGCATCGAGCCCCTCGTCGCACCACAGCTCGGGCAGCGGCAGCTGGCCTTTCGTCTCGAACCGATCGACCGAACGTTGAGCATGCGCGCCGATCGCGAGAAGGTTCAGCAGATTCTGCTCAACCTCCTCACAAATGCGGGCAAGTTCACGGAGCCCGGCGGCGACATCAGCGTGGGCGCCGCGTGCGACGGCAGCACGGTGCGCATTGCCGTGCGTGATACGGGCGTGGGCATTCCGAGCGACAAGCTGGACGCGATCTTCGAGCCCTTCGTGCAGGTGCATCGCGCGCTGGCGCGTCCGACCGCCGGCACCGGACTCGGCCTGGCGATCAGCCGAGACCTGGCGCGCAAGATGGGCGGGGATATCACCGTGGCGAGCACGCCGGGCGCCGGCTCGACGTTTACTCTGGCGATACCTCGCGTCCGCGCGATAACATAG